The proteins below come from a single Candidatus Omnitrophota bacterium genomic window:
- a CDS encoding efflux RND transporter periplasmic adaptor subunit has protein sequence MALDIKEKLKDKSPGAVKKRRKNLALSLLAITALVAGGIFIYKAITGIEGLRTIKVSGNIEGNEVKISFRVAGLIQELLADEGNVIKVGDCLARLDKTPLIQQRDEAAAAVKLAEAQYEFDRFEYVRAENLYKEGAVSAQQRDAAKTKADTDKANVDKLNASLALAELNLTWGDLASPLNGYITVKSALAGENIQIAGPVFTAIDLNDIWVSAYVDEKDLGRIKLNQKAHVKIDAYPHKKYNGWISFISQQTEFTPKYIQTTKERVKYVYRIKVKVDNSSLDLKPGMPADAYIDVE, from the coding sequence ATGGCACTGGATATTAAAGAGAAGTTAAAGGACAAGAGTCCCGGCGCGGTAAAAAAGAGAAGGAAGAACCTGGCGCTGTCACTTTTGGCGATCACGGCCCTGGTGGCCGGCGGCATTTTTATTTACAAGGCCATTACCGGCATCGAGGGCCTGCGCACTATAAAGGTCTCCGGCAATATCGAAGGCAATGAGGTCAAGATATCCTTCAGAGTCGCAGGCCTTATCCAGGAACTGCTGGCCGATGAAGGTAATGTGATCAAGGTGGGCGATTGCCTGGCGCGGCTCGACAAAACTCCTCTTATACAGCAACGCGACGAAGCGGCGGCCGCGGTGAAGCTGGCGGAGGCGCAATACGAATTTGACAGGTTTGAGTATGTGCGCGCGGAAAACCTTTACAAGGAAGGCGCCGTCTCGGCTCAGCAGCGGGACGCGGCAAAGACGAAGGCCGATACCGACAAGGCCAACGTTGATAAACTGAACGCGTCCCTGGCGCTTGCCGAACTCAACCTGACCTGGGGAGACCTGGCATCGCCGCTCAACGGCTATATAACGGTTAAGAGCGCGCTTGCCGGCGAGAATATCCAGATAGCCGGGCCCGTCTTTACGGCGATCGACCTGAATGACATCTGGGTGAGCGCATATGTGGATGAGAAGGACCTCGGAAGGATAAAATTAAACCAGAAAGCACATGTGAAGATCGACGCATATCCGCATAAAAAATATAACGGCTGGATATCGTTCATATCGCAGCAGACGGAATTCACCCCAAAATATATACAGACCACAAAGGAGAGAGTGAAGTACGTCTACAGGATAAAGGTCAAGGTCGATAATTCAAGCCTCGACCTGAAGCCAGGGATGCCCGCGGACGCGTATATAGATGTCGAGTAA
- a CDS encoding ABC transporter ATP-binding protein yields the protein MSVIKAVNLTRKFNDMTAVNGLNLDIPEGEIFGLVGPDGAGKTTTMRLLTGILDPTSGEGWVYGKHIQKEAEELKDNIAYMSQRFGLYEDLTVLENINFYADLFGVSESDRPKKTEELLGFSNLTPFKERLAGKLSGGMKQKLGLACALIHTPKVLFLDEPTNGVDPVSRRDFWRILHQLLKEKVTILYSTSYLDEAERCKRVGLLHKGQLLRCDTPEAIKKELGVSTLEQAFIAIVNEYESHTLHSFPAKKEGAG from the coding sequence ATGTCAGTAATAAAAGCCGTCAACCTCACGCGTAAGTTCAATGACATGACCGCGGTGAACGGGTTGAATCTCGATATTCCGGAAGGCGAGATATTCGGCCTCGTCGGCCCCGACGGCGCCGGCAAGACGACCACTATGCGGCTCCTCACAGGTATCCTCGATCCCACCTCGGGTGAGGGATGGGTCTACGGTAAACATATCCAGAAAGAGGCGGAAGAACTTAAAGATAACATCGCCTACATGTCCCAGCGGTTCGGCCTTTACGAGGACCTGACCGTGCTCGAAAATATAAATTTCTACGCGGACCTTTTCGGCGTATCCGAAAGCGATCGGCCGAAGAAGACAGAAGAGTTGCTGGGTTTCAGCAATCTGACGCCGTTCAAAGAACGCCTCGCAGGTAAACTCTCCGGCGGTATGAAACAGAAGCTGGGCCTGGCCTGCGCCCTGATACACACCCCCAAAGTGCTCTTCCTGGACGAGCCGACCAACGGCGTCGATCCTGTGTCGCGCCGCGACTTCTGGCGCATACTCCATCAATTATTGAAAGAGAAGGTTACGATACTCTATTCGACGTCGTATCTCGATGAGGCGGAGAGATGTAAGAGGGTGGGGCTCCTGCATAAAGGGCAATTATTGAGATGCGATACGCCGGAAGCCATAAAGAAGGAGCTGGGAGTCTCTACGCTTGAGCAGGCTTTTATAGCCATAGTAAATGAATATGAGTCGCATACCCTTCATAGCTTTCCTGCAAAGAAAGAGGGTGCAGGATGA
- a CDS encoding ABC transporter ATP-binding protein, which produces MSLVPDTKSDIAVSVSSLEKTFGNFTAVNKISFEIKRGEIFGFLGPNGAGKSTTIRMLCGILTPTSGSGTVGGFDIIKEQEEIKQNIGYMSQKFSLYDDLTVEENIDFYGGIYTIPRATRQAREESIIKMAGIEEFRTSLTRTLSGGWKQRLALGCAIIHEPKIIFLDEPTSGVDPITRANFWGIIKDMAKRGVTVFVTTHYMDEAENCDRMTLIYKGNMIAMGTPQEMKTKVMKDEVLEVIVPVAEDWVDKVQTAKGVKESALFSTKIHAVVEDSLTAIPAIKEIFAEGGLADYDIRKITPSLEDVFVSSIEAYDKEHPSK; this is translated from the coding sequence ATGAGCCTTGTACCCGACACGAAATCCGATATTGCCGTAAGCGTCTCCAGCCTTGAGAAGACATTCGGGAATTTTACGGCGGTCAATAAGATCAGCTTCGAGATAAAACGCGGCGAGATCTTCGGTTTCCTGGGCCCTAACGGCGCGGGAAAGTCCACAACCATACGGATGCTCTGCGGAATACTCACTCCCACCTCAGGCTCTGGTACGGTCGGCGGTTTCGACATAATAAAAGAGCAGGAAGAGATAAAACAGAATATCGGCTACATGTCCCAGAAATTTTCCCTATACGATGACCTTACCGTAGAAGAGAATATCGACTTTTACGGCGGCATATACACGATCCCCAGGGCGACGCGGCAAGCGCGGGAAGAGAGCATAATCAAGATGGCGGGGATAGAGGAGTTCAGGACCTCGCTCACCAGGACCCTCTCCGGCGGATGGAAACAGCGCCTGGCCCTCGGCTGCGCGATAATACACGAGCCGAAGATAATATTCCTCGATGAGCCGACGTCCGGTGTTGATCCCATAACGAGGGCAAATTTCTGGGGCATAATAAAAGATATGGCGAAGCGCGGGGTCACCGTATTCGTAACTACGCATTATATGGATGAAGCGGAGAATTGCGACAGGATGACGTTGATCTATAAAGGCAATATGATCGCGATGGGAACACCGCAGGAGATGAAGACCAAGGTCATGAAGGACGAAGTACTCGAGGTGATCGTGCCGGTCGCGGAGGATTGGGTCGATAAGGTCCAAACAGCGAAAGGCGTCAAGGAGTCGGCGCTCTTTAGCACGAAGATACACGCGGTGGTCGAAGATTCACTCACTGCTATCCCGGCCATAAAAGAGATCTTCGCCGAAGGCGGTCTGGCGGATTACGATATCCGGAAGATCACGCCCTCGCTGGAAGATGTCTTTGTCTCATCCATCGAAGCGTACGATAAGGAGCATCCCTCCAAGTGA
- a CDS encoding ABC transporter permease, with amino-acid sequence MNLRRVKAIAGKEFIQIWRDPRSLGLGIAIPVILIVLFGYALSLDIDHVPMVVWDQDKSKESVDFLLNFKNSIYFSINAYYDNYRDLERDINYGRAMIGMVICKDFSHYLNSGQKAPVQLILDGSDSNTAQIALGYVTAITSAYNVNVITNALAKAGAPSVSTLDFRPRIWFNQDFESKNFIVPGLIAIIMMIIAALLTSLTVAREWERGTMEQLISTPVRPAELIVGKFIPYFAIGLLDLGIAVFMGKFVFDVPLRGNVFLLFILSSVFLTGALALGIYISTVAKNQLMASQMALLVSFLPTFLLSGFTYEIFNMPKIVQAFTYFIPARYFITILRGIYLKGVGIADLWFETLCLLLFTYLATGAAIKKFKKKIV; translated from the coding sequence GTGAATTTAAGAAGAGTGAAGGCCATCGCCGGTAAAGAGTTCATCCAGATATGGCGCGATCCCCGGAGCCTGGGCCTCGGGATAGCCATTCCGGTCATATTGATAGTGCTCTTCGGGTACGCGCTCTCCCTCGATATCGACCATGTACCAATGGTCGTATGGGACCAGGATAAATCCAAAGAATCCGTAGACTTCCTGCTGAACTTCAAAAATTCGATATATTTCAGCATCAATGCCTACTATGATAATTACCGTGATTTAGAGCGGGACATAAATTACGGCCGCGCGATGATAGGGATGGTGATATGCAAAGATTTTTCACATTACCTTAATTCCGGCCAAAAGGCCCCTGTCCAGCTGATCCTGGACGGCAGCGATTCGAATACGGCCCAGATAGCGCTCGGCTACGTGACCGCGATCACTTCCGCGTATAATGTTAATGTCATCACAAATGCACTGGCAAAGGCCGGAGCGCCCTCCGTTAGCACGCTCGACTTCCGGCCGCGAATATGGTTCAACCAGGATTTCGAATCCAAGAACTTCATCGTCCCCGGGCTCATTGCCATAATCATGATGATCATAGCGGCGCTGCTTACGTCACTGACGGTCGCCCGGGAATGGGAACGCGGCACGATGGAACAGCTGATATCTACGCCCGTAAGGCCCGCTGAACTTATTGTCGGCAAATTCATTCCCTATTTCGCGATAGGCCTTTTAGATCTGGGGATAGCTGTTTTTATGGGCAAGTTCGTTTTTGACGTTCCGCTGCGGGGCAATGTTTTTCTCCTCTTTATATTGAGCTCGGTGTTTTTAACGGGAGCGCTTGCGCTCGGTATCTATATATCCACCGTGGCCAAAAATCAGCTCATGGCGAGCCAGATGGCGCTACTCGTATCATTCCTGCCGACGTTTCTTCTCTCGGGTTTCACGTACGAGATATTCAATATGCCTAAGATAGTCCAGGCGTTCACCTATTTTATTCCCGCGAGATATTTTATCACTATATTGCGCGGCATATACCTGAAGGGCGTCGGGATAGCCGACCTATGGTTCGAGACCTTGTGTCTATTGCTCTTTACTTATCTGGCCACCGGTGCGGCCATAAAGAAATTTAAAAAGAAGATAGTGTAA
- a CDS encoding ABC transporter permease, whose product MLDRVLAILKKEFLQIFRDPRMRMVIFVSPLIQVLVFGYAATMDITHVPIAVYDIDNTKESRALIHDFSYSQYFDIKHYVREESQVNALIDKSRVLAVLKFNAGFSRDLVGNNPAEVQLVVDGTDSNAASIILGYANSIITNYNLRVLYERSQVYLGGEHNLPYVDLRDRRWFNENLESRNYYLPGVIVLIVTIMSLLLSAMAIVREKEIGTMEQLIVSPIRPVELIVGKILPFGVIALVQVTLITLVGVLWFHVPLRGSIPLLFICTILYLLTTLGAGLFLSTMCATQQEAMMSVFLFNFPATLLSGFAYPIANMPQIIQYLTYLNPQRYYLTIVRYIFLKGVGIEVLWDEMLALLVIGVIVITMSSLRFQKRLG is encoded by the coding sequence ATGCTTGACAGAGTCCTGGCGATATTAAAAAAAGAGTTTCTGCAGATCTTCCGCGACCCGAGGATGCGGATGGTGATATTTGTTTCGCCGCTCATCCAGGTGCTCGTTTTCGGATACGCGGCTACGATGGATATCACGCACGTGCCCATAGCCGTCTATGATATCGATAATACGAAAGAATCCCGGGCGCTCATCCACGATTTCTCCTACTCCCAATATTTCGACATAAAGCATTACGTCAGGGAAGAATCACAGGTTAACGCGCTCATCGATAAATCGAGGGTATTGGCCGTCCTGAAGTTCAACGCGGGATTTTCACGCGACCTTGTCGGCAATAATCCCGCGGAAGTGCAATTGGTGGTCGACGGAACGGATTCAAACGCCGCCTCCATAATACTGGGCTACGCCAATTCGATCATTACGAATTACAACCTCAGGGTCCTGTATGAACGGTCCCAGGTATATCTGGGCGGCGAACATAACCTTCCATACGTGGATTTGCGCGACAGGCGATGGTTCAATGAGAATCTGGAGTCGCGGAATTATTATCTGCCGGGCGTGATAGTACTGATCGTGACCATAATGTCGCTTCTCCTGTCGGCAATGGCGATCGTTAGGGAGAAGGAGATAGGCACGATGGAACAGCTCATAGTGAGCCCGATCAGGCCCGTCGAGCTTATCGTCGGAAAGATACTGCCGTTCGGCGTGATAGCGCTCGTCCAGGTGACGCTTATAACGCTCGTCGGCGTCCTGTGGTTTCATGTGCCGCTGCGCGGCAGTATACCACTCCTCTTCATATGCACCATCCTGTATCTTTTAACGACGCTGGGGGCGGGGCTATTCCTTTCCACCATGTGCGCGACCCAGCAGGAAGCGATGATGTCGGTCTTCCTTTTCAATTTTCCCGCCACTCTGCTCTCCGGGTTTGCCTATCCGATCGCCAATATGCCGCAGATAATACAGTATCTAACATATCTCAATCCGCAGAGATATTACCTTACTATAGTAAGGTATATATTTTTAAAAGGCGTAGGTATAGAAGTGCTATGGGACGAGATGCTGGCGCTCCTTGTTATAGGAGTTATCGTTATAACCATGAGTTCACTGCGCTTCCAGAAAAGGCTCGGATAA
- a CDS encoding carbohydrate porin, producing MKKAIFIMALTAAVFLCAGARVFAQSTDDDVAALKRELAVMKERISALEARVAEHREVPTSVVEAACPAIASAVKEQVKEETAPEVKQMSKEATLDVLKKASVESALDSQEVLIKQPDYLPNYITKGLEFHGYFRSGYGVNSKGGHMQAFQAPTSPTTVAPAKYRLGNEQETYIETVFLNRNWNPDPEGVTIETQIRVAYQTQQNQTWDINNEVVLREMYARMGHFLDWDPGVKVWAGQRFCRLPELDIIDFWWYDMSGYGGGLEDIDCNIGKLDVTFIGYASNDINLSTHQGRLSKSNINFKLGDVEVPYGKGMFWVNGGYLKGGIDTANTNLKYPSMGGVDVGFMHYMPGELNNNQFGAQFGCGSNTSLSAGANIPSGFDDRKSWRIRLTDMFNRQFTPKLSAQVVGVYQYTDYGTTSKTGETWVSFGMRPIYMLTKHFGIEVEPGMDYINSPQQDYDTALFKFTAGIRISPGTIFNSRPEFRLFATYAKWGDAFKGNPALGGDAFLTQTEGMNYGIQCENWW from the coding sequence ATGAAAAAAGCGATCTTTATAATGGCGCTGACGGCAGCGGTCTTTCTGTGCGCAGGCGCGCGGGTTTTCGCGCAAAGCACCGACGATGACGTTGCGGCTCTCAAGAGAGAGCTTGCGGTCATGAAGGAGCGCATCTCCGCGCTTGAGGCCAGGGTGGCCGAGCACAGGGAAGTGCCTACAAGTGTTGTGGAGGCCGCTTGCCCTGCGATAGCCTCCGCGGTCAAGGAGCAGGTCAAGGAAGAGACAGCGCCCGAAGTGAAACAGATGTCCAAAGAAGCCACATTGGATGTCCTGAAGAAGGCCAGCGTAGAATCGGCTCTCGATTCGCAGGAAGTCCTCATCAAACAACCCGATTACCTGCCTAACTATATCACCAAGGGCCTCGAGTTCCACGGATACTTCCGGTCCGGCTACGGCGTAAATTCTAAGGGAGGGCATATGCAGGCCTTCCAGGCGCCTACTTCGCCCACGACGGTCGCGCCCGCGAAGTACAGGCTTGGTAACGAGCAGGAGACCTACATCGAAACTGTATTCCTGAACAGGAACTGGAACCCCGATCCCGAAGGCGTCACGATCGAGACGCAGATACGTGTCGCCTATCAGACACAGCAGAACCAGACCTGGGATATAAATAATGAAGTTGTTCTGCGCGAGATGTACGCGCGGATGGGACATTTTCTGGATTGGGATCCCGGCGTAAAGGTCTGGGCGGGCCAGCGTTTCTGCCGGTTGCCCGAACTCGATATAATCGATTTCTGGTGGTATGACATGTCCGGCTACGGCGGAGGGCTCGAGGATATAGACTGTAATATAGGCAAGCTAGACGTTACATTTATAGGTTATGCCTCCAATGATATCAATCTGTCGACCCACCAGGGAAGGCTTTCCAAGAGCAATATAAATTTTAAACTGGGCGACGTCGAGGTGCCGTACGGCAAAGGCATGTTCTGGGTAAACGGCGGCTATCTGAAGGGCGGTATAGATACCGCTAATACCAATTTGAAATATCCGAGTATGGGCGGAGTGGATGTGGGTTTCATGCACTATATGCCGGGAGAGTTGAATAATAACCAGTTTGGCGCGCAGTTCGGATGCGGTTCGAACACCTCTCTTTCGGCGGGCGCTAATATACCATCCGGCTTTGATGACAGGAAGTCATGGAGGATACGCCTTACCGATATGTTTAACCGCCAGTTCACGCCTAAACTGAGCGCGCAGGTCGTGGGAGTTTATCAGTACACGGATTACGGCACTACGAGTAAGACAGGAGAGACCTGGGTGAGCTTTGGTATGAGGCCCATCTATATGCTGACCAAGCATTTTGGGATTGAAGTTGAGCCGGGCATGGATTATATTAATAGTCCACAGCAGGATTACGATACGGCTCTCTTTAAATTTACGGCCGGCATACGTATTTCGCCGGGCACCATATTCAACAGCCGTCCGGAGTTCAGGCTCTTCGCCACTTATGCCAAGTGGGGCGACGCTTTCAAGGGTAATCCCGCGCTCGGAGGAGACGCGTTCCTTACGCAGACCGAAGGCATGAATTACGGTATCCAGTGCGAAAACTGGTGGTAA
- the chvE gene encoding sugar ABC transporter substrate-binding protein translates to MKKCISGLVTVLVALSFVFPAYCAQEAPKKIKIGVSLPTQRDERWVRDAQKMKDVAKAEGIDLRMQVCDNDASKQMSQCENLIAAGIDILILAPHDATSAAAIVDNAKAAGLKVISYDRLVLDADVDLYVSFDNFEVGRLMGEYLTKLVPKGNYAVFAGAPTDNNAKLYRDGALSAIKPFVDKGDVKIVMDQWITDWQPTIAMNLMQNALTANNNKIDAIVAPNDNTAGGIIQALEQVGLAGKVPVTGQDAEDTAAERILKGTQTMTVFKNTKEQAAEAIHAAVKMVKGEDPSATSTVNNRKKDVPSILLKPVVVDKSNIDDVLIKSGFIKIKDTGKK, encoded by the coding sequence ATGAAAAAATGCATCAGCGGTCTGGTCACGGTACTGGTGGCGTTATCATTCGTGTTTCCAGCGTATTGCGCGCAAGAAGCGCCCAAAAAGATAAAGATCGGAGTCTCTCTCCCGACGCAGCGTGATGAACGCTGGGTCAGGGACGCGCAGAAGATGAAAGATGTCGCTAAAGCCGAAGGTATAGACCTGCGCATGCAGGTCTGCGACAACGATGCGTCAAAACAGATGTCGCAGTGCGAGAACCTGATAGCCGCGGGGATAGACATACTGATACTTGCTCCGCATGACGCCACGTCGGCCGCCGCCATTGTCGATAACGCGAAGGCCGCGGGCTTAAAAGTCATATCCTATGACCGTCTTGTTCTTGACGCAGATGTCGATCTATATGTATCGTTCGATAATTTCGAGGTCGGCCGGCTGATGGGCGAATATCTTACAAAGCTCGTGCCGAAAGGCAATTATGCGGTATTCGCCGGAGCGCCGACGGACAATAATGCCAAGCTTTACAGGGATGGCGCGTTGTCGGCGATAAAGCCGTTTGTCGATAAAGGAGACGTTAAAATAGTCATGGACCAGTGGATAACCGATTGGCAGCCCACGATCGCGATGAACCTGATGCAAAACGCCTTGACCGCCAACAATAATAAGATAGACGCGATCGTCGCTCCTAACGATAACACGGCCGGAGGCATAATACAGGCGCTCGAGCAGGTCGGGTTAGCGGGCAAGGTGCCGGTTACGGGCCAGGACGCCGAGGATACGGCCGCCGAGAGGATCCTTAAAGGCACCCAGACAATGACGGTATTCAAGAATACGAAAGAGCAGGCTGCCGAAGCGATACACGCGGCAGTAAAAATGGTAAAGGGCGAGGATCCCAGCGCGACTTCGACGGTCAATAACCGGAAGAAAGACGTGCCCTCGATATTGCTTAAGCCCGTAGTAGTGGACAAGTCGAATATCGACGATGTCCTGATAAAAAGCGGTTTTATAAAAATTAAAGACACCGGCAAGAAGTAG